In Sphaeramia orbicularis chromosome 14, fSphaOr1.1, whole genome shotgun sequence, the following are encoded in one genomic region:
- the LOC115433209 gene encoding nascent polypeptide-associated complex subunit alpha, muscle-specific form-like, which yields MPPPTRGHNAPSPKMVKGGPGQRPHSSRAQAPGVQGRQLPHPRWGLATQGKARRQSPSPTNPGATRPPRQGSHPAQRAARLDQTATHRGPVCTPAKHPRGLETTPPSLPPRAAPPQQCSQLSPNGQTPTPPGYPTPDRIQETVVWEGCPTLTSPPISAVKCEVCMQAVKIEEHNCAPLRVTPHGQPHPPVRHCPSGAT from the exons atGCCCCCCCCCACAAGAGGCCACAATGCACCCTCCCCAAAGATGGTCAAGGGAGGCCCtggccagaggccccacagcagccgagcacaggccccaggggtcCAGGGACGCCAGCTGCCACATCCCCGCTGGGGGCTGGCCACCCAGGGGAAAGCGAGGCGCCAGTCCCCAAGCCCCACAAATCCAGGAGCCACCCGTCCCCccaggcaggggtcccacccagcacagcGGGCAGCCAGGCTGGACCAGACAGCCACCCACCGTGGGCCAGTGTGCACCCCAGCCAAGCACCCCAGGGGCCTGGAGACCACCCCCCCATCCCTGCCCCcc AGGGCAGCAcccccccagcaatgcagccagcTGAGTCCCAATGgacaaacccccaccccccccggatACCCCACCCCGGACCGCATCCAGGAAACAGTGGTGTGGGAAGGCTGCCCCACCCTCACCTCCCCACCTATCAGTGCtgtgaagtgtgaggtgtgtatgcaagcagttaaaattgaggagcataaCTGTGCACCACTGAGGGTGACGCCACACGGGCAGCCCCACCCACCTGTACGGCACTGCCCATCAGGCGCCACGTAG